A window of Ictidomys tridecemlineatus isolate mIctTri1 chromosome 1, mIctTri1.hap1, whole genome shotgun sequence contains these coding sequences:
- the LOC101966209 gene encoding olfactory receptor 2C3 → MASCIMSCAPSMGGLLAPPSGHQRLEMTNRSSPATFVLLGFSARPSLEPILFMVVLVCYVVSILGNATIILVTRVDMRLHTPMYFFLANLSFLDISFTTSIVPQLLVNLWGPQKTISYGGCVVQFYVSHWLGATECVLLAVMSYDRYAAICKPLHYTVIMHPQLCLGLAFASWFGGLTTSMVGSTLTMLLPLCGHNHIDHFFCEMPLIMQLACVDTRLNEVEMYVASFIFVVLPLGLILVSYGHIAQAVLKIRSAEGRRRAFSTCSSHLAVVSLFYGSILFMYLQPAKSSSHEQGKFIALFYTVATPMLNPLIYTLRNRDVKNALRFCAGALLGVCRS, encoded by the coding sequence ATGGCTTCCTGCATCATGTCCTGTGCCCCCAGCATGGGTGGCCTTTTGGCCCCACCCTCTGGGCATCAGAGGCTGGAAATGACCAATAGAAGTTCTCCTGCCACGTTTGTGCTCCTGGGCTTCTCTGCTCGCCCCTCACTGGAGCCCATCCTCTTCATGGTGGTCTTGGTGTGCTATGTGGTGTCTATCCTGGGCAATGCCACCATCATCCTGGTCACCCGTGTGGACATGCGCCTCCACACGCCCATGTACTTCTTTCTTGCCAACCTGTCCTTCCTGGACATCAGCTTCACCACAAGCATTGTCCCACAACTGCTGGTCAACCTCTGGGGACCACAGAAAACCATAAGCTATGGCGGGTGCGTGGTGCAGTTCTATGTGTCCCACTGGCTGGGGGCCACTGAGTGTGTCCTCCTGGCCGTCATGTCCTATGACCGCTATGCTGCCATCTGTAAGCCCCTCCACTACACTGTCATCATGCACCCACAGCTTTGCCTTGGCCTGGCCTTTGCCTCCTGGTTTGGGGGCCTGACCACCAGCATGGTCGGCTCCACGCTCACCATGCTCCTGCCTCTTTGTGGGCACAATCACATCGACCACTTCTTTTGTGAGATGCCTCTCATTATGCAACTGGCCTGTGTGGACACCAGGCTCAACGAAGTCGAGATGTACGTTGCTAGTTTCATCTTTGTGGTCTTACCGCTGGGCCTTATCCTGGTGTCCTACGGACATATTGCCCAGGCTGTGTTGAAGATCCGGTCAGCAGAAGGGCGGAGAAGAGCATTCAgcacctgctcctcccacctggCCGTTGTGTCCTTGTTCTACGGGAGCATCCTCTTCATGTACCTGCAGCCAGCCAAGAGCAGCTCCCACGAGCAGGGCAAGTTCATAGCTCTCTTCTACACCGTGgccacccccatgctgaaccccctCATCTACACACTGAGGAACAGGGACGTGAAGAATGCGCTCAGATTCTGTGCTGGAGCCCTGCTGGGAGTGTGCCGATCGTGA